The nucleotide window AGATGTCAGGGGGATCCAGGGTCGAGGGGTCTGGTGGTTAGGTCGAGAGGTCAGAGGTCCAGGATCAGTTGTCCTGAGGTCCAGGGGTTTGTAGGTCCAGAAGTCGGAGGTCCAGGATCAGGGGTCCAAGATCAGATGTCCAGCGTTGGGGATCCAGGGTTGGGGATCCAGGGTTGGAGGTGCAGGGGTTCAGGGTCGGAAATCCAAAGGTCAGGGGTCCAGGGTCAGGTCCACATTTGGAGGTCAGGAGTCCGGGGTTAGGATTCTGGAGAGTCTCCCTCTCTCATATCTTGGCCCTGAACTCAGGCTGCAGGAGATAGGACCAGACGGCGCTGTAGGGATGAACGAGGGGGGTGGGCTTGCCCCCGCTGTCCACGATGGGCTTGCCCTCGTTGGCCCACTTCACCAGCCCCCCCTCCAGGTTGTAGaccctggggctggggctggggccggGACTGCCCTGCGCTCCGGTGGACAGGGCCTGGTCAAGTTGCTGTGCCAGCCGGGACGAGCGATAACCCACCGTGCAGTAACACACCACGTCCCGGGCAGGCCCGCTGGCTGCGGAGAGAGGGGAGGCAATGAGGGGGTgtctgtgggggaggagggagcatCTTCCTGTACCCACTCCCCACGGTCTCGTGACCCCGAACCCCTCAGCACCGTCCAGCCCACACCCTTCCTAATGCATCTCTCTGCTCCTCATCCACCCTCTCCTGTCCTCACCCCAACCTCAGCACCCACCCCTCCCACCAGTCCTCCTGCTCCTCacacccaccctctcctcccttccccccccgtcCACCTCACTCCAACCCTCCTCAGCACCCACCCCTTCACACCCCTACCTCCACAGaccccctgcaccctgcacccacaccccaGACTACCTCACCCCACCACTCCACCCTCCCTGCATATCCCCCCAACTGTCTCGTCCCCTCCCGTCACTCCTTGCCatcaaccccttcccctctcaccccttGCCCTCTCACCCCTTGCTCTTTCACCCCTTGCCCTCCACCTGTAGCCTTTCACCCCACCCTCACCGCACCTCCACCACTTTGattccctccaccccaccctgactctccgcgggggaggggaggtgggggaaggtgGAGAGGAAGGGCAGTGAGggtggggcagaggcagcggggTGATCGGGGTGACTGACCGAGCCCATGAGGgcctggggtggggggtggggtttagggggtgtgtgggggtcagggtTCCCCACCTGTCAGTCCCAGCTCCTTGACCACTGTCCCCACGTCGCTGGTGTCCGGGTCGATGCGAACGGCTCCCTCCAGGTGACTGACCTCATACTCGGCCGCACTCCGAACATCCTGTAACCCAGGGGGACGAGGGTTAGAAGATTGGGTTTGGTGCGTTGTCCCTGCCCCaggagtgtgtgatgggacagTGTGGAGTCTGACCTGGTTTACCACTGCCCATCaatgggaagtctgaagaagtgtcacaacccgaaacaccacctatctctttttcccagagatgctgcctgacccgctgcgttactccagcactttgtgtctatctttgatataaactagcatctgcatttgcttTTTATTACATCATCTGCTTCCATTGACTGACGGTGGCCAACACTGCCATCTGCTGGAGGGGACAAGCTACTGTCTCCAACATGTCTTCGAGGTCAcacagactgggcttgtattcactggattttgaaggatgagagggcatcttatagaaacttataaaattatagaaaggactggacaagctagatgcaggaaaaatgttcccagtgttgggggagtccagaaccagggggcacattctaagaataaaggggatgccatttaaaacaaatgagaaaaaactttttaacccagagagttgtgaatttgtggaatactctgccacagaaggcagtggaggccaattcactggatgaatttaaaagagagttagatagagtctaGGGGCTGGCggaatcaatcatggctgatctatctctccctcctaaccccattctcctgccttctccacataacctctgacaccggaaCAAATcgcgaatctatctatctctgccttaaatatatccagtgactttggcttcacagccttctgtggcaaagaattccacagattcaccactctgattaaagaaatttctcctcatctcctaccaAAAAGATCATTAATTCTGATCCAATGGTCTTTGAAATCCAGATCCCTCTGACCATTCAAGAAAATACTCCTGTAATGGATACATTGCCATGCCCTTGCCTACTGTCTATATCACTCAAAGCATCCTCTCAAAGCCCCCACGGTTGTATCATCCGTGCCCTGGGGTCTGACACTGAGATAGGTCCCTCCACTGTACTCTAGTGTTTGTTCTGCACATCagtgtctccctccccctcaccattTCTCCCACCCCTCACCACATCCACCCTTCACCTGCCGATCCTTGTGCTCTGATCCCAGTAGTCTCCGCTGTCATCATCCACCGGAGACCATCGAGCATTGCCGGGGCCCTGTTCCCAGGAGAGATGGGCATGAGTGGGCAGTGCCATTGACCACAGTCTGGGCCCCGTTATCGGGAAAATGTGGGCATTGCCATTGACCAGAGATCAGGCCTTGTTACCAAGGAGAAGTGGGTAGATGTGGGAAATGCCATTGATCAGAGTCTGGACCCTGTTACCCAGGAGAGGTGGCTAGGTTTTGGGCAGTGCCACTCACCAGCAGCAAGACGTGTCCTGGTTTCTGTGCCAGCTGTTGCACCAGGGAGTCGGAGCCCATATCCTGCACGGACTGAAAGCTGCTGCGGATCCACCAGATGATTGGGTTCATCCTCGCTGCGGGGAGGCCGCTGGAAGCTGCCGGAACACAGGAAGGAGGCATCAGGCAAACTGCGGAACGCTCCCGTGGGAGATGTGATGGAGTCATGCAGGTAACGCACAGAGATGTGGTGTAAACACACACAGGGAGCAGGGGCAGGCCCAGCCAACAGCCGCCTCTGCACAGGTCTAttggagacacagcacagaaacaggcccttcggcccctttgagtccatgcccaccatcgatcacccgttcacataagttctatgttatcccactttctcaaccattcctcacacattcggggcaattaacctgcaaacccaccagcctttgggatgtgcgaggaactccatcatggtcacagggagaacattgaacccgggtctgtggcgtctGTGCCACCCTCCTCAGAAACGCTCGGCATCAGGTGTGGATGGACGGGGATGTGCAGAAACACCCATCCCACATCTCACTGCCCACAGGTCTCCTCGtggccccctctcctctcaccctcacccccccctcatccgcaacctcccCCCATCCTCACCCTCAACCCTCCCTCATCCTCGCCCCTCCCATCACTCTCAACCCCCTCATTCTCAACCTCCCCtcatcctcgcccccccccc belongs to Leucoraja erinacea ecotype New England chromosome 28, Leri_hhj_1, whole genome shotgun sequence and includes:
- the LOC129710454 gene encoding uncharacterized protein LOC129710454, with protein sequence MEAAARLVPAVHQESLLPAPPQEPPFQVVHVHSARVTPRRIPGEEVAQSLRHPAGVEPNGAVTHHHRASAVCGRGGSRSAQGTASSGLPAARMNPIIWWIRSSFQSVQDMGSDSLVQQLAQKPGHVLLLDVRSAAEYEVSHLEGAVRIDPDTSDVGTVVKELGLTASGPARDVVCYCTVGYRSSRLAQQLDQALSTGAQGSPGPSPSPRVYNLEGGLVKWANEGKPIVDSGGKPTPLVHPYSAVWSYLLQPEFRAKI